A window of Xiphophorus hellerii strain 12219 chromosome 19, Xiphophorus_hellerii-4.1, whole genome shotgun sequence contains these coding sequences:
- the kif26ab gene encoding kinesin-like protein KIF26A isoform X3 — translation MMDWKELAAQKLNLSSKRKKHQPSLLHPQEPSIYPTNFSGILQVSPPPTPPCLLRAVSKVKENPGMGKVKVMMRICPSLEAVDSSESQSFLKVDSRKKQLTLYDPASSPHSSSGHRRSATVAVPKIFAFDAVFTHDASQAEVCSGTVAEVIQSVVNGADGCIFCFGQVKLGKTYTMIGKDSSTQSLGIVPCAISWLFKLINERKEKTGTRFSVRVSAVEIFGKDEELKDLLSEVSTGSLQEGQAPGIHLREDPICGTQLQNQSELRAPTAEKAGFFLDAALAARSTSRPDADEDERRNSHMLFTLHIYQYRMEKSGKGGMSGGRSRLHLIDLGSCEKVLSKSRDGGGGMCLSLNALGNVIMALTNGAKHVPYRDSKLTMLLRESLGNINCRTTMIAHISDSPAHYADSLNTIQLASRIHRMRKKKSKYASSSSGGESSCEEGRVRRPPHLRPFHPRTVALDPDLPALLSDPEYSSSSEQSCDTVIYVGPGGTAISDRELSDNEGPPAFVPIIPSLNKKRSAKEGPQDRDQFFKCNTFAELQERLECIDGSEEPTAFVGEGKKNQASPKTEKSKENQVCNSPKTGVNLYNNQEGISTKQSIPIQISCSANVIPKLDANKRQCMPSERVPAETVQNVCRTSADGEKVLMSESQVTTNRSTPPIAISSEPVVREKVYPNKKALPKPAPPPSQQMENPEKGERSGTRMPPVGMSHQAVKRRDPCTSPFLRAPVEVCQVRSTLRERCLDRDILRATVTLQQPVELNGEDELVFTVVEELSIGSIVDNGRPSSIISFNSDCSLQALASGSRPVSIISSINDEFDAYTSTVGGSEVNIAMVTPTQESTMECIDSRGSSISSWLSEVSVCTLESEGAHSTDVFLPPAQHIGPESTFYFDSLEMFHCMSSTRDAKSSLNDSGFSFSEQDSDSATSSKLSLSRCPQSPESTKGSLRFTSKLSKAHSVSSPPLSQGSSIVHSSLPRKIKPTSSISHSSSSSSSSSRDPPRQEAKQEDPWQRVNNHAEPQTSDSSTSRFLRNPPCGVFSSKASNNSNSVPHPPKVQGSTSSQRVVDGCEKSATRNPPSRMPQLRRGATTLGTVPVIHSSSDHKGSQDIVSSSGSLKFSSLGKNNKANSQKASNLPKPGCTSPPPPPVRKSSLDHKTKILLPQSALKSAYGEAVRTYGGRTAVSEDELEVHRKADSTNFKTSSLNTAKVTSSLKAKGSKGEVGLHYGSQMSLERCESLSLSGSRATLSRENSGASLGSKSNKSIPRFGIPNSSSSPIATFQSTQSGGNNTKPSQAKTSVNTRALGAVNGNKARSLSANNSKGLSSSTKSLASPVTRNTNANLPPSGRTSGSRTTAPVPNKPGRGTIMGTKQAIRAANSRVSELATGNISGKHGRGSGDSDSGNDSGVNVADDKSPTAMLPSPYSKITAPRRPQRYSSGHGSDNSSVLSGELPPAMGRTALFYHSGGSSGYESMIRDSEATGSASSALDSMSESGISSSGRARSSKYPKKRANGFQRRRLIPAPLPDTSSLGKKVAPPGQWVDLPPMSGQLKEPFEIKVYEIDDVERLQRRRQEETTEQPYQEVEKGLVYFNSKWRLLERRQQQVRELRAKHQVLLEELEDTKIRLMMDPSKWVGEFDVDQSMDKESPEYLEALAQATEELEFCVNLCKSHVMMVTCFDISMPSTPGTQEGLREVEV, via the exons ATGATGGATTGGAAAGAGCT GGCAGCTCAGAAGCTTAACCTCTCCTCCAAACGGAAGAAACACCAACCCTCCCTGCTCCACCCACAGGAGCCCTCCATCTACCCAACTAATTTCAGTGGCATCCTGCAGGTCTCACCACCCCCGACTCCGCCATGTCTCCTCCGAGCCGTGTCCAAAGTGAAAGAGAACCCAGGGATGGGAAAG GTGAAAGTGATGATGCGAATCTGTCCGTCTCTGGAGGCTGTGGACTCCTCAGAGTCTCAGTCTTTCTTAAAAGTTGACAGCAGGAAAAAGCAGCTGACCCTCTACGACCCTGCATCCAGCCCGCACTCCAGCTCAGGGCACAGGAGATCCGCCACTGTGGCCGTCCCAAAGATATTTGCCTTCGATGCTGTTTTTACCCACGATGCCTCACAA GCTGAGGTGTGCTCAGGGACAGTAGCTGAGGTCATCCAGTCTGTGGTGAACGGTGCGGACGGCTGCATCTTCTGCTTCGGCCAAGTCAAGCTCG GCAAAACATACACCATGATTGGCAAAGACAGCTCCACTCAGAGCTTGGGCATTGTGCCCTGTGCTATTTCCTGGCTCTTCAAGCTCATCAACGAGCGCAAGGAGAAGACGGGCACTCGCTTCTCAGTCCGTGTGTCTGCTGTAGAAATCTTTGGGAAAGATGAAGAGCTGAAGGACCTGTTGTCTGAGGTGTCAACAGGCAGTCTGCAGGAGGGCCAGGCCCCGGGAATCCATCTGAGAGAGGATCCCATCTGTGGCACTCAG ctccagaaccagagcgAGCTTCGAGCCCCAACTGCTGAGAAAGCCGGCTTCTTCCTGGACGCAGCCCTCGCCGCACGCAGCACCAGCAGGCCAGATGCAGATGAAGATGAAAGGCGCAACTCGCACATGCTGTTCACACTGCATATTTACCAATATCGCATGGAGAAAAGCGGCAAAGGAGGAA TGTCGGGTGGACGGAGCAGACTGCACCTTATTGATTTGGGAAGCTGTGAGAAGGTCCTGAGCAAAAGCAGAGATGGAGGTGGAGGCATGTGTCTTTCCCTGAACGCACTGGGAAACGTCATAATGGCTTTGACAAATGGAGCAAAACATGTACCTTACAG GGACAGCAAACTAACAATGTTGCTGAGGGAGTCTCTTGGCAACATCAACTGCAGAACCACCATGATTGCCCATATCTCAGATTCCCCAGCCCACTATGCTGATTCACTCAACACAATCCAGCTGGCTTCTCGTATTCACCGTATGAGGAAGAAGAAATCAAAG TATGCATCCAGTTCATCTGGAGGGGAAAGTTCCTGTGAGGAAGGCAGAGTTCGACGGCCTCCACACTTAAGACCGTTCCACCCTCGGACAGTAGCCCTGGATCCAGACCTGCCAGCTCTGCTCAGCGACCCAGAATACTCTTCAAGTAGTGAACAATCTTGTGATACCGTCATTTATGTCGGACCTGGGGGAACTGCAATTTCAGATAGAGAGCTTAGTGACAATGAAGGCCCACCTGCCTTTGTTCCCATAATCCCCTCACTTAACAAGAAGAGATCTGCAAAAGAGGGCCCTCAGGATAGAGACCAGTTCTTTAAGTGCAACACATTTGCTGAGCTGCAGGAGAGATTGGAGTGTATAGATGGTAGTGAAGAGCCCACTGCCTTTGTTGGAGAAGGCAAGAAAAACCAGGCTAgccctaaaacagaaaaatccaagGAAAACCAAGTCTGTAATTCACCAAAGACTGGAGTAAATCTTTACAACAACCAAGAGGGAATCTCAACTAAACAATCTATCCCTATTCAAATATCCTGCAGTGCCAATGTTATACCCAAACTTGATGCCAACAAGAGACAATGCATGCCTTCAGAAAGGGTTCCAGCAGAGACTGTCCAAAATGTATGCAGAACCAGTGCAGATGGTGAGAAGGTGCTGATGTCTGAAAGCCAGGTCACCACAAACAGATCAACACCTCCCATAGCCATAAGCTCGGAGCCTGTAGTAAGGGAGAAAGTGTATCCCAATAAGAAAGCTTTGCCGAAGCCAGCTCCACCTCCTTCACAACAAATGGAAAATCCTGAAAAAGGAGAACGATCAGGCACCAGGATGCCACCGGTGGGAATGAGCCACCAAGCTGTTAAAAGAAGGGACCCTTGCACATCGCCTTTTCTCAGAGCACCTGTAGAGGTGTGTCAAGTGCGCTCAACTTTAAGGGAAAGGTGTTTGGATCGCGATATCCTTAGAGCTACTGTCACCCTACAGCAGCCAGTGGAGCTGAATGGGGAGGATGAGTTAGTGTTTACTGTGGTGGAAGAGCTCTCCATTGGCAGTATTGTAGATAATGGTCGGCCATCAAGCATTATTAGCTTTAACAGTGACTGCTCACTTCAGGCCCTGGCCTCTGGTTCTAGGCCTGTCAGCATCATCAGCAGCATCAATGATGAATTTGATGCCTACACATCAACTGTGGGAGGATCTGAGGTCAACATTGCCATGGTGACACCCACCCAGGAGAGCACAATGGAGTGTATAGACAGCAGGGGTTCGTCTATCAGTTCTTGGTTGAGTGAGGTCAGTGTCTGCACCTTGGAAAGTGAAGGGGCCCATTCAacagatgttttccttccaccgGCCCAACACATAGGGCCAGAGTCCACCTTTTACTTCGATTCCcttgaaatgtttcattgtATGTCATCTACAAGAGATGCCAAGAGCTCCTTAAATGACAGTGGATTCAGTTTTTCTGAACAAGACAGTGACAGTGCCACATCAAGTAAACTGTCATTGTCGAGATGCCCCCAATCCCCAGAATCAACCAAAGGGTCCCTTCGATTTACATCTAAATTATCCAAAGCTCACTCAGTGAGCTCCCCTCCACTTTCACAGGGCTCCTCGATTGTCCACTCTAGTCTTCCCAGGAAGATTAAACCTACCTCATCCATCTCTCAtagcagtagcagtagcagcagcagcagtagagATCCACCGAGGCAAGAAGCTAAACAGGAGGATCCCTGGCAGCGCGTCAACAACCACGCAGAACCTCAGACTTCtgacagcagcaccagcagaTTTCTCAGAAATCCCCCCTGTGGTGTTTTTTCCAGCAAAGCATCTAACAACAGCAACAGTGTACCTCACCCTCCCAAGGTACAGGGGTCTACCTCATCCCAGAGAGTGGTTGATGGCTGTGAGAAGTCAGCTACCAGAAATCCACCCAGCAGAATGCCTCAGCTGAGGCGAGGAGCCACCACCCTGGGAACGGTGCCTGTTATTCATTCCTCTTCAGATCACAAGGGAAGCCAAGATATTGTTTCATCTTCTGGAAGCCTCAAATTCTCCTCGCTAGGGAAAAACAACAAGGCTAACTCACAGAAAGCAAGTAATCTCCCCAAGCCTGGTTGCACctcaccacctcctcctccagtTAGGAAATCAAGCCTTGATCACAAGACTAAGATTTTGCTGCCCCAAAGTGCCTTAAAGTCAGCATATGGAGAGGCAGTGAGGACCTATGGGGGAAGGACAGCTGTATCAGAGGATGAACTTGAGGTACATCGTAAAGCAGACTCTACCAATTTCAAAACCTCCAGCCTCAACACAGCCAAAGTTACCTCTAGCCTGAAGGCCAAAGGTTCTAAAGGAGAGGTTGGTCTGCATTATGGCAGCCAAATGTCACTTGAAAGGTGTGAAAGCCTTTCTCTCTCTGGCTCCAGAGCTACGCTTAGCAGGGAAAACAGTGGAGCAAGTCTGGGTAGCAAATCTAACAAGTCAATTCCAAGATTTGGTATTCCTAATTCATCTAGTTCTCCGATAGCTACCTTCCAGTCTACTCAAAGTGGAGGAAACAATACAAAGCCAAGTCAGGCTAAGACCTCTGTAAATACAAGAGCATTAGGAGCAGTTAATGGGAATAAAGCACGCTCACTATCAGCCAATAACTCCAAGGGCCTCAGCTCCTCTACTAAATCTTTGGCCTCTCCCGTGACCCGGAATACTAATGCCAACCTCCCGCCATCAGGTCGAACATCAGGCTCTCGGACTACTGCTCCAGTCCCAAATAAACCTGGGAGAGGGACTATCATGGGCACAAAGCAGGCCATTAGGGCAGCAAACAGTCGTGTCAGCGAACTTGCAACAGGGAACATATCAGGAAAGCATGGGAGAGGTTCAGGAGATTCAGACAGCGGGAACGACAGTGGAGTAAATGTGGCTGATGACAAGTCCCCCACAGCCATGCTACCTTCTCCGTACAGTAAAATCACTGCACCCAGACGGCCTCAGCGCTATAGCAGTGGTCATGGCAGTGACAACAGCAGCGTGCTGAGTGGTGAACTGCCTCCAGCCATGGGCCGCACAGCTCTGTTCTACCACAGTGGAGGCAGCAGCGGATATGAGAGCATGATCAGGGACAGTGAAGCCACAGGTAGTGCTTCGTCTGCCCTTGACTCCATGAGTGAAAGTGGGATTTCATCTTCAGGCAGAGCAAGGAGCTCCAAGTATCCCAAGAAAAGAGCTAATg GCTTCCAGAGAAGGCGACTTATTCCTGCACCCCTGCCAGACACATCGTCCTTGGGGAAAAAGGTGGCCCCACCAGGCCAGTGGGTGGACTTGCCTCCTATGTCTGGACAGTTGAAAGAGCCCTTTGAGATCAAAGTATATGAGATTGATGATGTGGAACGGCTCCAAAGACGGCGTCAGGAGGAAACCACAGAG CAACCCTACCAAGAAGTTGAAAAG GGTCTGGTGTATTTTAACAGCAAGTGGAGGTTGCTAGAGAGAAGGCAACAGCAGGTGAGGGAATTAAGAGCAAAGCATCAAGTGTTGTTGGAGGAGCTAGAGGACACAAAGATTCGACTAATGATGGATCCGAGCAAGTGGGTTGGAGAAT TTGACGTGGACCAGAGTATGGATAAAGAGTCTCCAGAGTACCTGGAGGCCTTGGCACAGGCCACAGAGGAGTTGGAGTTTTGCGTCAATCTTTGCAAGTCCCACGTCATGATGGTGACTTGTTTCGACATCAGCATGCCGTCGACACCCGGCACTCAAGAGGGACTGCGGGAAGTTGAAGTCTGA